Genomic DNA from Alkalihalobacterium alkalinitrilicum:
TTATTTGGATCGCACCCAAAAAGCTACAACCGCACAGAACAGGTTTGTTAAAGCTACGATTGTAGCTACCTGCAATTGGCGAGTCTTAGAAATCGAGGAGGTGCAAGTACATGTACGCAATTATTGAAACAGGCGGAAAGCAAATTAAAGTACAAGAAGGTCAAGAGGTTTACATCGAGAAGCTAAATACAGCTGATGAGCAAGTGACTTTCGATAAAGTACTATTTGTCGGTGGTGACGATGTTAAAGTCGGAGCTCCATTTGTTGAAGGTGCATCAGTAACGGCTAAAGTTGAAAAACACGGTCGTGCTAAGAAGATCACTGTTTACAAATACAAAGCTAAGAAAAACTACCGTCGTAAGCAAGGTCATCGTCAACCTTACACTAAAGTTGTGATTGAAAAAATCAACGCTTAATAGGCAAACGATGATTACAGTTCAAGTAGAACGTAATGATAAACGACACATACATTCTTTTACAATGAGTGGTCATGCGGACGCTGGTCCTTATGGTCATGACATTGTTTGTGCTGGTGCTTCTGCAGTTTCATTTGGAGCAATCAATGCAATCGCAGAGCTATGTCAAGTGGAACCCCACATTGACATAGAAGGGGACGGTGGCTTTCTCCGCTGTACGGTTCCAGATGGACTAGACGTACAAACATACGAGAAAGTACAACTTCTATTAGAAGGAATGATCGTTGCCTTACGTTCCATTGAAGCAGAGTACAGTAAGCATATTACAATTCAAAACTAGGGGAGGTGAATTCAATGTTAAAAATGAACCTTCAATTTTTCGCAAGTAAAAAAGGGGTAGGTAGTACTAAGAACGGTCGTGACTCTATCTCTAAACGTCTAGGTACAAAGCGTGCTGACGGTCAAACAGTAACAGGTGGTTCTATCCTAGTACGTCAACGTGGAACTCGTATTTACCCAGGTGTAAACGTAGGTAAAGGTGGAGATGACACGTTATTTGCGAAAGTAGACGGCGTTGTAAAATTCGAGCGCGTAGGTCGTGATCGCAAACAAGTAAGTGTATACCCAGCAGCTCAATAATGTTGCCAAAGCTCCTGTACTCTTTTGAGTGCAGGAGCTTTTTCGTCGTATGAGGCATCTTTATCGGAATAATACTGACTGAAACGATGCTAAGCAGGAAATTTATGTATAGGAAGCGAATTATTAATACATGATGAAGAAAGAAGTAAGAGAGGTGAGCGAGCGATTGAAATTTCTATCGGAAATGGAAAAGTTGGTCGTAGACGAACTTGTTCCTCGTCTAAATCCTTCGATTATTTATCTTTTTGGCTCTTATGCCAAAGGTACAGCAACAGAAAGTAGTGATATTGATATAGCTTATTTCTCAGAAACGTCATTAACAAATTATGAAAGATTTATTCTAGCTCAATATCTAGCTGATTTGGTAAAAAAAGAAGTGGACTTAGTCGATATAAAACAAGCATCTACTGTATTTCAAGCGCAGATCGTGGGTTTGGGAAAAGTCATTTATTGCTCTAATGAAAAACAGCGTCATGAATTTGAGATGCTCACATTAAAAATGTATGCAAAATTAAATGAAGAACGTAAACCGATATTAGACCAAATTAAAGAGAGTGGAAAAATCTATGAATGATGATGTAATTATAAATAAGGCCAATATAATTGAACGTTGTTTAAAAAGAATTAACGAAGAATATGATAACAATCCTGAGAATTTGAAGAATTATACTAAGCAAGATTCTATAATCCTAAATTTACAAAGGGCATGTGAAGCATCGATTGACTTAGCAATGCACTTGATAGCAAAGAAAAAGCTTGGAGTTCCTCAAACAAGTAGAGAAGCTTTTGACGTTCTGCACCAACAAGACCTCATACCTGAAGAATTAGCAAAAAAAATGAAAGCGATGGTCGGCTTTAGAAATATAGCCGTTCATGATTATCAAAAAGTAAATTTAGATATTTTGAAAAGTATTCTAGAAAATCATTTAATTGATTTTCAACAATATACAAAAGTTATTATGCAAACTTAAGGAGTGTGAATGAAGATGAGGTTTACTGTACTTGGTTTTTGGCATGGCTTCCCTGAAGCTGGAGAAGCTTCGAGTGGATATTTACTTGAAAAGGATGATTTTCGTCTACTCATTGATTGTGGTAGTGGAGTAGTAAGTCAACTGCAAAAGTATTGCCCGATTGAGGAAGTAGATGCCTTAATTTTATCTCATTACCATCACGACCATTTTAGTGATATTGGTGTTCTTCAATATGCACGGTTAGTTCATAATGCATGGAAAGCTGAAGATAGGAAATTAATGGCTTATGGCCATCTGCTTGATAAAGAAAAATACAATTTGTTATCTTATGAGCCGCATGTTACAGCAATGCCATACAATCCTGACAAAGTATTAAACGTAGGCCCGTTTACAATTTCTTTTTTACGAACTAAACATCCTGCACCATGTTGTGCAATGAAGATAACCGATGGTAATACTACAATAGTGTATACTGCTGATACAAGTTATTTTCAAGAATTACATCAGTTTGCACTAGATTGTGACCTTTTAATTGCGGAATGCACTTTCTATGAACATCAAGATCCGACCGCGGCTGGTCATATGAACAGCCGAGATGTTGGGATACTTTCTCAAAAAGCGAATGCAAAAAAATTGTTACTAACGCACTTACCACACTTTGGAGATCGAAACCAATTAGTGAAACAAGTGGAGTCTTACTATCAAGGTCCTACAGAATTAGCGAAATCAGGGTGGTCATATGAACGCTAACGAATAAGAAGGGTGGAAACATATTATGTTCCACCCTTTTATTTATTCGTAAAAAGTTTTACTTATATTTAACGTATTAAAGAAGATATCGTTTAACAGGACTTAGAGACAATTCGAGTTTTTCCTTGTGATCTTTTAATCTGTTGTTTCAGATTCTTCAATAGGAATTTCCTCATTTTGATCTTCAATCATTTCATTATCGACTTCCCCACATGCGGCTAAAACACTAACAGCTAAAGCTCCAGACATTAAGGTGAGTAACCATTTTTTCTTCATTGTTCTCCCTCCATTGAGATCCATTTCCCGAATGTTTTGACTCACGGGCAAGGTAACGTTGAAGTCACATTAACGATTAGCTAATGTGCTATTGCCTATCTTACTAGAAAAGGTGAGGGAATATAAGTGAAAAAAGGAAATTTTTAGATAATTACAAACCATTTTCATACTTTCACACAATTAGTTAGAGAAATATTAATGGCTGTTTATATTAGTTTAACGTTTTATTAACTCCAACTCATGAATCCCTTAATAATTAAAATCTATACTTGTAATCGAAATGAAACAAAAGAAACAAAAATAACAAAATGGGATTAGGAGAAGGAGGAGCAATATAATGAAATTTAGAGGTAGAATTTTATCAGTTATTTTAGGGGCTTCAATTATGACGCTAGCTGCATGTGGTGGAGGGAACGCTTCAGAACCGACTACAACTGATGATGGGACAACAGGTGGTGACAATACTGAAGATACCACTCCGACAGAAGAGGTAGCAGAGTTACCATCAGGTGCGCTTGACATTCGTGGATCAGACACAATGGTAAACCTCGGACAAGCGCTTGCGGAAACATACATGGAATACAATGAACTGGCTGGTCTTTCAGTAACAGGCGGTGGGTCAGGTACGGGTATTGCGGCCATGATTAATAACAATGTAGACATAGCTCAATCTTCACGTGCGATGAAAGATGAAGAGTTAGATGAAGCAGAAGCCAATGGAGCAGATGCGCATGAATTTATTGTAGCTCAAGACGGTTTAGCAGTGGCTATTCATAACGATAATCCTGTAACTGAAATGACGATGCAACAAGTAAAAGATATTTTCACGGGTAAAACGACAGATTGGTCTGACTTGGGATGGGAGGAAGGCGGAGAAATATCTGTATATTCTCGTCAATCGAACTCAGGTACTTACGTTTATTTCAATGAAAATGTAATGGATGGTGAAGACTTCGGGGCAGGAACTAAATTTATGCCAGGTTCTTCTGCTATTAAAGAAGCGATAGAGCAAGAAGTAAATGCAATTGGCTATATCGGTATTGGATATATTGATGGAATTAATGCTGCTAACATTGCACTTGATGAAAATAGTGAGTATGTAACGCCGTTTGAGGCAAATAACGTTAACACTGGTAAATACCCGATTGCACGGCCACTGTATTTCTATACAAATGGTGTACCTGAAGGTTTACTTTTAGATTATTTAAAATGGGTTATCACTTCAGAAGATGCTCATCAAGTCATTTATGATGTTGGTTTCTATCAAATTGGTCAATATGAAGACCAAAATAACCAAGTAATCGCAAATTTAGGTTTAGATTTTTAATTTTTATCTTTGAAAAAAATCATAGCAGGGAATTATCCAACTGTGGATAATTCCCCGTGTTATGTTAAGACATTTTCGATATGGAGGGGACATAGTGGCATTACATGCTGAAAAGACAAGGGATGACACTCAAATGGATGAGTTGAAGCTTGTTACAAAAGAAAAGTTAACCCAGAAATCGTTCAAATCAAACATTCTAGATTTCATGATTGAAAAAGCATTTTTTATTTTTGGGATGATGGCGATTTTTATTCTGTTTCTATTACTCTTTTTTTTAGTGAGGGAAGGATCAGGAGCAATTCGAGAAGTAGGATTAATGGAGTTTTTAACAGGGACACGTTGGTATCCATCTTCACCACAGGGAGCTGGTTATGGTGCATTACCATTTATCATTAGTTCCTTTATGGTGACTACAGGGGCATTGTTAATTGCTATTCCTTGGGGAATATTCACAGCAATCTATATCGCAGAAATAGCACCGAAAAGAATAAGAGAAGTCTTAAAACCAGTCGTAGAAGTATTAGCCATTTTTCCATCAGTTGTATTAGGATTTATTGCACTAGTTATTTTATCGCCAATCATTGCAAATACCTTTAATTTATCAAATGGTTTAACGGCATTTACAGCATCCGTCATCTTATCGGTAATGGTATTACCTACTGTTATTAGTATTTCTGAGGACTCAATTAAAAGTGTACCGAAAGACTATCGCGAAGCAGCATATGCGCTAGGTGCATCAAAGTGGGAAACGATTAAAATGATTGTCGTTCCAGCTGCAAAGTCAGGAATTGTCGCAGGGATTATGTTAGGCTTTGGTCGAGCAGTTGGTGAAACGATGACCGTGCTAATGGCAGCAGGTAATGCAATAGATATGCCATTACGAGAATTTTTCGGCGTGGTTATTCCAGACTTCTTTA
This window encodes:
- the rplU gene encoding 50S ribosomal protein L21, which gives rise to MYAIIETGGKQIKVQEGQEVYIEKLNTADEQVTFDKVLFVGGDDVKVGAPFVEGASVTAKVEKHGRAKKITVYKYKAKKNYRRKQGHRQPYTKVVIEKINA
- a CDS encoding ribosomal-processing cysteine protease Prp translates to MITVQVERNDKRHIHSFTMSGHADAGPYGHDIVCAGASAVSFGAINAIAELCQVEPHIDIEGDGGFLRCTVPDGLDVQTYEKVQLLLEGMIVALRSIEAEYSKHITIQN
- the rpmA gene encoding 50S ribosomal protein L27, encoding MLKMNLQFFASKKGVGSTKNGRDSISKRLGTKRADGQTVTGGSILVRQRGTRIYPGVNVGKGGDDTLFAKVDGVVKFERVGRDRKQVSVYPAAQ
- the mntA gene encoding type VII toxin-antitoxin system MntA family adenylyltransferase antitoxin; protein product: MEKLVVDELVPRLNPSIIYLFGSYAKGTATESSDIDIAYFSETSLTNYERFILAQYLADLVKKEVDLVDIKQASTVFQAQIVGLGKVIYCSNEKQRHEFEMLTLKMYAKLNEERKPILDQIKESGKIYE
- the hepT gene encoding type VII toxin-antitoxin system HepT family RNase toxin, whose translation is MNDDVIINKANIIERCLKRINEEYDNNPENLKNYTKQDSIILNLQRACEASIDLAMHLIAKKKLGVPQTSREAFDVLHQQDLIPEELAKKMKAMVGFRNIAVHDYQKVNLDILKSILENHLIDFQQYTKVIMQT
- a CDS encoding MBL fold metallo-hydrolase, translated to MRFTVLGFWHGFPEAGEASSGYLLEKDDFRLLIDCGSGVVSQLQKYCPIEEVDALILSHYHHDHFSDIGVLQYARLVHNAWKAEDRKLMAYGHLLDKEKYNLLSYEPHVTAMPYNPDKVLNVGPFTISFLRTKHPAPCCAMKITDGNTTIVYTADTSYFQELHQFALDCDLLIAECTFYEHQDPTAAGHMNSRDVGILSQKANAKKLLLTHLPHFGDRNQLVKQVESYYQGPTELAKSGWSYER
- a CDS encoding phosphate ABC transporter substrate-binding protein → MKFRGRILSVILGASIMTLAACGGGNASEPTTTDDGTTGGDNTEDTTPTEEVAELPSGALDIRGSDTMVNLGQALAETYMEYNELAGLSVTGGGSGTGIAAMINNNVDIAQSSRAMKDEELDEAEANGADAHEFIVAQDGLAVAIHNDNPVTEMTMQQVKDIFTGKTTDWSDLGWEEGGEISVYSRQSNSGTYVYFNENVMDGEDFGAGTKFMPGSSAIKEAIEQEVNAIGYIGIGYIDGINAANIALDENSEYVTPFEANNVNTGKYPIARPLYFYTNGVPEGLLLDYLKWVITSEDAHQVIYDVGFYQIGQYEDQNNQVIANLGLDF
- the pstC gene encoding phosphate ABC transporter permease subunit PstC, translating into MALHAEKTRDDTQMDELKLVTKEKLTQKSFKSNILDFMIEKAFFIFGMMAIFILFLLLFFLVREGSGAIREVGLMEFLTGTRWYPSSPQGAGYGALPFIISSFMVTTGALLIAIPWGIFTAIYIAEIAPKRIREVLKPVVEVLAIFPSVVLGFIALVILSPIIANTFNLSNGLTAFTASVILSVMVLPTVISISEDSIKSVPKDYREAAYALGASKWETIKMIVVPAAKSGIVAGIMLGFGRAVGETMTVLMAAGNAIDMPLREFFGVVIPDFFTSVRTLTANIAIEGSDVAWGSLHYSALFVTALILFAITFVVNLIADLLISRQRRKLQND